From Pan troglodytes isolate AG18354 chromosome 9, NHGRI_mPanTro3-v2.0_pri, whole genome shotgun sequence, the proteins below share one genomic window:
- the OOSP4B gene encoding oocyte-secreted protein 4B: MWPKVYKHSRNPQLLAISCFLCCVLESGAMKTSVLLAITAMCSDDWLLVRMKIRPFDNNTEIRIGDIHLRDNCPVTRLLSFNYEFSYPITSCGIKKIMFQTNDDAILSEISYKPRLHTTYEFPVVCFVKRLKFPSVMHFGMSGFDAHTLKEIPQKTKGQESPTPTQSKTWTLNFNSVNKEQLSKKSLYQ; encoded by the exons ATGTGGCCAAAGGTTTATAAGCACTCAAGGAACCCCCAGCTCCTTGCCATTTCTTGTTTCCTATGTTGTGTCTTGGAGTCTGGAGCAATGAAGACCTCTGTGCTCTTAG caataactGCAATGTGCTCTGATGATTGGTTGTTAGTCAGAATGAAAATAAGGCCTTTTGATAACAACACAGAAATTAGAATTGGCGACATACACCTGAGAGATAACTGTCCTGTAACAAGACTGTTGTCATTTAACTACGAGTTTTCTTATCCTATCACTTCTTGTGGGATCAAGAAAATT ATGTTCCAAACAAATGATGACGCCATATTATCAGAGATCAGTTACAAACCAAGGTTGCATACTACCTATGAATTTCCAGTGGTTTGCTTTGTGAAGAG GCTTAAATTCCCCTCTGTGATGCATTTTGGAATGAGTGGGTTTGATGCCCACACCTTGAAAGAAatccctcaaaaaacaaaaggacaagAGTCACCAACTCCCACACAAAGTAAAACATGGACACTTAATTTTAACAGTGTTAATAAG GAGCAACTATCCAAGAAGTCACTGTATCAATAA